In Chryseobacterium sp., the genomic window TACAAGTTTTTTAGCCTGATCCAGCTGATCACCTTTATCTTCAAAAGCTGAATAATTTTTGTATCTGATTTCCTTTGGAAGGTTATCCGGTTTCTGGGCAATTTCTTTTGAATTCCTGAGGTCAATAACTTCTTTTATTCCCAGATTTTGAAGATCATGAAAAGATGTCTTTTTAAGCTTGTGAAGATGGCCGCTCCTATAGAATATACCTTTCCTCAATGCCCTTCCTTGGATATTTTTAAGGTCTCCTACCGTTCGGAAATTATAAACTTTTTTGACCGGAAGACTTTTCTCCGTTTCATTTTGCCCATATTCCGGTGTCTCAAAATGCTGTGTTTTACAGGATAAAATACAGAATAATGAAATCGTAAAAACTGATATTTTGATTAATCTATTCAATAGTTTTTTGTTTAGCTACAAAAGTTATGCACCCTGTCAAATCTGTCGATTTGCCCCGCTCCTGGGGAGAGGAATTTTCACGCGTCCCATTGTGGCACTAACCCAGGTTTTAAATTGTATGTTGTTTTAAGTTTTGGCTAAAGCCGGTTGACTTGTTTATTTTGATCAAACGGGCTAAAGCCCGTTTCTATTCAAATTAATTGCTTTAATATATAATTGGATATTCTATCTCGTTGAGACCTACAAAAAATAATACATCTCCTGATTCATATTCCACTGAAATCTCATCTTCAATAGCAAAATTCCGGGTTCCTATTCTTGAGGTAATGCTTAAGTTTCCATGAGTCAGGGGCCAATTGAGCCCTTTTGTTGTAATTTGGTCAGCTGACGGAAAAGGATAAAGAGAGACCATTTTATTCTTTACTCCTTTCAATTTAAATTTTCTGGGAATAAAATAATATTCCGAAAATTCATCATAAAACCTGATTTCCATACGGTCTTTAAATCCATAAGCAACCGTAAGGTTTCCAAGAAAATGATCCTGCTCACCTCCACTTCCTCCGAAAACATCAATCTCCGAAAAGCCTTTTTCCAAAATGATTTCCAAAGCTTTATGAAAATCTGTCTTATCCTGATCCAATGTAAGGATAAATTTTTCCTGATATCTATCTTCATCCGATCCGGAATGCGAATCAAAGTCACCGGAAATAAAATCCAGCTGATCTAAACGGAAGCCCATTTTTTTCAGATAATGGAAAGCACCGTCTGTACAAGCGATCAATCCATAATTTTCAGGATCAGGTAACGTTTTTGGAGCCTCACCATTGATAAAAAGCAATACTTTATCTCTCATTCGGATTCCAGTATTCTTCCGGTTCGTTATTCAGTTTTGAAACATATCTTGCCAATACAAAAAGATAATCTGAAAGTCTGTTTAAATATTTGATTAATTCAGGGCGTACTTCTTCAGACTCATTTAAAAATACCAGGGAACGCTCTGCCCTTCTGCAGATGGTTCTTGCCGCATGTAAAAAAGTCGCCGGCTTTCCGCCGCCGGGAAGAATAAAATACTGAAGAGGTTCCAGCTTTTCATCAAACGCATCCATCCATTGTTCCAGTTCTTCAATCTCAGTTTCTGAAATAATTAATGGAAGTCTAGATTTACCATTGGCAAGCATCAATTTATCCACCGGCGTTGCTGCTTCAGAACCTACTGTAAACAGATCAAACTGTATTTTTTTCAGCTGCTTTAGAACTTCTTCATCTTCAATATGGCTTTTGGCAATTCCGATGAATGAATTCAGTTCGTCTATATTTCCATAACTGTCAACTCTCGCACTGGCCTTGGAAACTCTTGTTCCGCCATATAATGCTGTCTGCCCTTTATCTCCTGTTTTTGTATAAATTTTCATACGACTAAAATACTTTTTTTTGTAGAATGTAAAAAGTAAAATGTAGCAATAGCTTCCTATTCTATCTGAAAAATGATAAACTGACACTAGGAATTAATGTCAGTTTATATTTGTACATGTAAGTTTTATATCTTTTGAGATTGCTTCGTCTTTGTTAAGCATTACAACGCAAATCCAATTCTTTATGTATAGATTAAAAAGAATAATTAACATTTAGCTGAAAAATGGTTCCGTTAAATCCAAACTGATTTACCTCCCAGGGATATTTGAATCTTCCTCCAAGATCCGTTACTACATCTCCTTTGCTGTCTATTACATCCGGGTAAATATTAAATAAATTATTCACGACTCCGGAAACTTTAAGATCATTCGTGATTTTATAGGTTAAAACGATGTCTGTAACTACCTTACCGGAAAATGTCTGATCTTTGGCAGGATCAGTGGCGTGCTGCCATGTAACAGAACCAAAATACGTATTATTAAGGTTAAAATTAAACTTTGAAATGTCATACGAAAGACTAAGAATAGTTTTTGTTTTTGGTCTTGCAGAGATAATTCTGGATTGTTCTTTTCTATCAAAAAAGTTTTCTGAGTAACCATTTTCAGCCAAAATAGGCGGAACGGCAATATTATCTACTATTTTAGTTTCGTTATAATTGAAAGCAGCAATAATTCCCAATTTTCCTTTGCCAATAGCAGAAGTATAATAATTAGCTACAAAATCAATCCCTTCAGTCACTGTATTTACAGCATTGGTAAAAAACTTCAGGGAGGTTATTTTGTTATTGTTTAATATTACTTCCACAGGGTTTGTTAGATCCGGATTCCCTGGAGCACCGGTTTTGTACCCAATATCTCCTGAGAAAAGTACCCGGTCTTTAATTTTTATTCTATAATAATCTGCTGTAATAGTCAGGTTTTTAAAAGGTTTTACAGCAAATCCTCCTGTAATATTAAAGGCTTTTTCAGCATTTAATTTGGGTACCCCAAGATCAGATCTTACAATTTGAGAATCATTATTAAAAGTACCCTGATTAGCTACCGTATTCCCTGTAATCTTGGTTTGAACATTAGAATAATAAATCTGGTGTAATGAAGGTGCTCGGAATCCTGTAGAAACAGACCCTCGGAAAACCAATTTATCATCTAACAGTTTATATCTTGCATTTCCTTTCCAGGAAACATTATTTCCGAAATCACTGAAATTTTCATACCTCACAGTTCCTCCAAGTAACAGGTTTTTCGTAACATCCCATTCAGCATTCATATAAGCTCCAATATTCTGACGATTTTTATTGACTTCATTTTGAGGCTGCAGTCCTGGAAATGATTCTGCTCCACTTCCTATATAAGACGCTTCCTCTCCTGCCCTTGCCTGATAATTTTCATTGCGCACTTCAGCTCCGGCTCCTAAAACAAGGGCACCAAAATCCCGGCTGACATCTATGTTTCCTATAATATTACTGAACTGGTGGCCACCTGCTTTAAAACGGGTTGGTGAATTTGCACCCAAAGATGTATTAATAGTATTTCCTACAGCATAATCTACTGCATTAGAGCCAAAGGTTGCACTCCCATCAAAACTCCATTTTCCAAACATGCCTTTCCATCCGGAAGTTAAATTATAATCATAAACATCTGTTTTAAATTCCGGTTGAAATCCATTGTAAGGTTGTCCTTTTGGAGTTAATAAACCAAAATCTGAAGGTACCCAATAGGGGGTTCTATACAAAGCAAAACTAGTCCCATTTCTGTAAGTGGTACCCCCAAAAGCATAAAATTTACCAGTTTCACCCGTTGGCAATTCAAAATTCACAAACATATTGGCAACTTTTGTCTCCGGCTGCCCTATAATCATTCCTAAACCGGGATTAGCCTGAGTCCAGGCATTATCGACACCAAAAAGTTCGTCTTTTGTAATAGAGCCTGCGCGGTTCGTTTTATTTTGAGAGGAAAATCCGAATGTAAGATTCAGACTTCCGGTTTTTGCTACTCTGATTCCCGTATTAAAATCTGCTCCGATATTAAAACCGTCTCCTTTTGAAGTAATACCTGAAAAAAGATTGACTGTGCTTTTGCCCACACTGTTCTTAAGAATTATATTAATAACTCCTGCAATGGCATCAGAGCCATATTGTGCAGATGCTCCATCCCTCAATACTTCTACATTTTGTAAGGCTGCTGAAGGAATACTTTTCAGATCTGTACCTACCTCACCTTTTCCTGGTGTATCATTTACATAAATTAAAGCACTTTGATTTTTTCTTTTACCATTCACCAAAACCAATGTTCTGGAAGGTCCTAATCCTCTTAAATCTGCAGGATCAAAGTGAGCGGTTGCATCAGAAACAGTTTGCTGTGATGAATTAAAAGAGGGTACAGCATAAGTCAAAGCTTTATCAAAAGTAACCTGCCCTGTGGATTTTAACTGTACTGCCGAAATATTGTCAATAGGAATTGCAGAGGTAATGATGGTCCTGGGCTTGGTTCTACCCGTGGTAACCACCACTTCATCTATTTTATTTTGTTTTATGCTGTCCTGAGCATATCCCATAGCACCAGCTCCACTTAATACTAATGCATAGATTTTTCTCTTAAATAAATTCTTTTCCATGTCAATTGTTAATTATTTAATAAATCTAGTAAAAAAATTAATATTAAACATAAAAATAAAACATATAATAAAAATTAATCTCCATATTTGTGAAAAATATATCATTTCACAAAAACAAGAATTTATTTACAAACATAAAGTGATTTATTAATAATATGAAAAAAAATAAATCAATAATATCATATCTGTATAAAAAAATTAATTAGTTAACATCAGAAATAAACATGATTTCATTCGTTCTGATAAGTAGTTTTCAACGGGTTGAGATTGCTTCGCCTATGGCTCGCAATGAGTGGGAATAAAAAATGGCCGGGAAACCGGCCATATCCAAATTATTTATTTACCTCTACGTATTGTATGATGGTCTGATTTTTTGGGTTGTAGATAATTGTACTACTGTTGGGAAACCTTTTCAATTTATAATATTGAATGTCTTTATCAGATTTTATATCCTCCAGAATACTTGTATCAAAGGTATTATCAGGAAGAAATTTTGACAAAAGACTTATTTTATCAATAAGGCTTTGTCCGTCAATCTTACGGGCTTTTTGATCTGATTTACCTTCATCAGTAGTAGTTTGCCCCTCCAAAAGAGGCAACAATACAGCAATATCAGCTTTGTATTTAAAAATATAGCCTTCAGAGCCATTGGGAAATTTGAACTTTTTTCCTTTCTCCTCTGAAATTACGGAGGAACCTATACCGGGGAACACTTCATTAAACTTAACATCCTGAGAATGGGTTAAAGAATTGATCGATTCATTCACTGTTTTTTTGACAGTTTCCTCTACAGCCTGCTGGGCCTTCTGCTGCACCGTTTCTGTCGTTTTTTGAACGGTCTGATCTATTTTTTCTTCAATCTTATTACATGATACTAATAAAAGAACAGCAATAACAGGCAAAATATACTTCTTCATAATTCTAAATAAGGGTCATCTTTTTATTAATATCCTTTTTCTCAAACGGAAAAGCAGGCCGGATATTTTAACAAAGAATAAAAAATTTCAGCATCCAAAATCCTGCTGACACGCTGTTGTCACAACCGGCTCTTACCTTTGTCTCAACAATAACAAATAAAAACCATACAATTATGACAACTACAGCAACAGCCACTCAACAATTCATGACAACCGAGCAATTATTAAACCATTGGCAAGGTCATAGAAACCTTACGAGAAGAGTAATTGAATCTTTTCCCGAAAAAGAATTATTTGAATTTTCACTAGGCGGAATGAGACCCTTCGCAAAACTGGCAGTAGAGCTGATCAGCATCGGCGGAGTTGCTTTAAAAGGAATTGTTGAAAAAAATATGGAAGCGTATAACGAGGAAGGCTTTACTCCAAAGACCAAAGAAGAAATTTTGAAAAAATGGGATGAAGAGACTGAAGTGATCAACCATTATTTCGGTCAGATCTCTGAAGAGCGTTTCCAGGAGACCTTCAATTTATTCGGACAATATGAATTCCCGGTATATCAGAACATTCTTTATTTTGTAGATAACGAAATTCACCACCGCGGCCAGGGATATGTTTATTTAAGAGCTCTGGGAATTGAACCGCCTTTTTTCTGGGAGAGATTTTAATAGAGCATGAGCAAAAAAGTGAAAGCGCGAAAAGACCAGGCAGATTTGCCGGTGTTATTATGCTTGGCAATAATGATCAGTACACTCAATGTAAACAAAGCTCATATCAACCATTGTTTATCATAATTTTGCCCCTTTGCTTTTTTGCAGTTTTGCCTCAATACCCATTTCATCTTTTTGCACAAATTAAGTCTTTATTAACCCTAACAATCATCTGTTGGGGTTTATTTATGTCTTTCGGTCATCTTTAGAAGCATCTCATTGAGCGTTGTACGAAGGCTTTCCGGTTCTAACACGGTAGCATAATCTGCAAAAGTGATCAGCCAGCGCGGAAATCCGCCATCAATCCATTCTGTTTCAAAAGTAAGCTCTACCCCGTTATCGGTTTCCACCTCTTCAACGAGTCCGTAGTATTTTTTAGAGTTGACAAGATGGGACATTATCTTTTTGTCTACTAAAAGCTTAGCGGTGACTTTATTTCCGTTTGATTTTTTCCGGTAATCATTTACCTGTCCGTATTCCTGTAAAAATGGGTTCTGGGTTTTCATGATCTCCAGAATCCGGTCTACCCGAAACTGTCTGAAATCTTTTCTCAAAGTACAGAATGCCATGATGTACCAGAAATTAAATTCAAAGAATACCCCAACAGTCTCAATGGTTCTGCTGGTCACTGCAGCGTCTACGGTTTTATATTTTATCACCAATTGGGTCTTTTCTGCTATGCTTTCCAGAATAATGGGAATCACATTTTTGAGAGAATTCCCTGAATCGGTATGAAAGCTGAATACATCAATCTGTTTTTCTATATTCTGAATCAGATTTTTATCGGAATACCGCAATACTGACCTCACTTTTTCCATTGCAGCCTGATAATGATTCCCCAAACTCTGATGGGAAAATTTCTGCATCAGTTTTTCAGCAGTGATGAAACTCAATACTTCTTCTTTGGTAAACATGATCGGCGGAAGCTTATATCCTTCCATTAAAGAATATCCGTTCCCAGCTTCTCCTACAATGGGAATACCCGCATTTTCCAGGGTTTTTACGTCCCGGTAAATGGTTCTGATACTTACATCAAACTTTTCAGCCAGATCCTGTGCCCGCACAACAGGCTTTGACTGTAATTGGGTAAGAATGGCCGTTACCCGATCGAGTTTTTTAAGATAGTGATCGTTCATTATGATAACAAAGCTAAAATTCTTTTTTGAGGTATCCCATAAAATGTAAGCGCTTTTTTACTAATTTTATTTTTTTCAAACAGACTATTTCTTATGCCTCATTCCCAGTTTATCCAGACCATTGAGAAGATTTTAAAACCCGAAGAGGAAGTTATGAACGAACTTGTCTCAGGTTTAGAATCTAAGACGTATAGAAAAGGAGATTTTCTGTTAAAAGCTGATGAAACCTGCAGGTATTTCTATTTTATTGAAAAAGGGCTGGTAAAACTATTTTTTGACAATGGTGAAAAAGATGTTATCATGACCTTTTTTGCTGAAAATGCTTTTTTTGCAGAACTGAGTGGTTTTCTTACCGGACAGCCGTCAAAATACATGATCGTTGCTCTGGAACCTACAGAAGTTCTCCGGATACCCAGAGATGTGATCGAAGGATTATGCAAAAAATACCACACGGCTGAAACACTTTTCAGCAAACTGTATTCAAAAGCACCGGTCAATATGGTGGAAGGATCAGTGAAATGCTTGAAGACGATGGGAAAAAGCGATATTATAATTTCTTACGACAAAGACCTGACCTTATCCAGCGTATCAGCCTTGGAGATCTGGCAGATTATATCGGCATCACTCAGGTATCTTTAAGCAGAATCAGAGCTCAGAAATTTTAAGAGAAAGGATGCTGGAAGCTGGGAGAGAGAAGTTATTGAAGACTGAATATATATCATCTACCTAATAGTAACTTCCAGCATCCCGCTCCCATCCTCCAGCTTCAAAAATCTTTCTTCATATTATTTATCATTTGTAAAAAAAATCCAAAAAATTCAGTTCTACATTTGTCCCATCATTAATCAAAAAAAACAAATAGTATGTCACAAAGAATCAACGCATTTGCAATTGGCAACAAGGCTGTAAATGCACTTCACAACATGGGGTTTCAGGTACAGAACTCTTCACTGGACAATTCATTTCTGGAACTGATGTATTTCCGGGTTTCTCAAATGAACGGCTGTGCTTTTTGCTTGGATATGCATTCTAAAGAATTAAGGGCAAAAGGTGAAACCGAACAAAGAATATTTCTTGTAAGTGCCTGGAGAGAATGTTCGTTTTATACGGACAAAGAAAAGGCTGGATTATTATGGGCTGAGACTTTAACGGCTTTAAATGGGAAGGAAGTCAATGATGAAATTTATTCAAAGGTAAGTCATCACTTCTCTGAAACAGAAATAGTGGATCTAACCATGGCTGTCATTGCGATCAACAGCTATAATAGAATTAATATTGCTTTCGGAGCTAATGTTGGTGCTTACCAGGTTCCTGAAAAAGCCTAGTCAATGATGATGATGGAATTAAAAAACTCAGCGGACCGCTGAGTTTTTTAATTTAATTTTCTTTAAAAGTATTTACCAATTTATCAAGGTTTAAGCTTCGCGCTGATGCGTCAAAGATTTCACGGTAAGTCCCGTCCTTATTATAAAGTTCGTCATGAGTTCCGTTCTCAACCACCCTTCCCTTCTTCATCACATAGATGGTGTCCGAGTCCAGAATCTGGGATAGTGAGTGAGAAATAATAATAACCGTTCGTCCTTCTTTTATAGCGTCCAGAGAATTTTTGATCTGCTCCGTGGCAATAGCATCCAAACTGGCGGTAGGCTCATCCAGAAAGATAATCGGCGGATTTTTAAGAAACAGTCTTGCAATGGCAATTCTTTGCTGTTGCCCGCCGGAAAGCTGGGTGGCATCATGCTGGTACCGATCGGGAAGATCCATAATCTGATTATGCAGATAGGCCTTTTTTGCTGCTTCCTGAATTTCTTCAAAGCTCGCATTCATATCTCCGTAACGGATATTATCTTCAATACTCCCCTGAAAAATATGATTTTTCTGAAGGACCAATCCAAGATCACTTCTCAGAAATGTATTATCATATTCATTCAGATTTACCCCGTCCAGCAGAATTTCCCCGGAATCCGGAAGGTAAAACTTACATAAAAGGTTAATAACCGTTGATTTTCCAGCACCGCTCAATCCTACCAGAGCTGTCGTCTTTCCGTTTTCAATTTTCATAGAGACATTATGAAGAGCTTTTGTCCCGTTAGGATAGGTAAAATCAACATTTTTCAGTTCAAAAGTTCCCCTGATCTCTTTTTCTATAAAGCTACCATCCGGCTCGGCTTCGTTATCGGCATTGAGAATATCAAAATAGCCTTCAGCATAGATCATTGCATCATTCATATCATCATAAATCCTGTGCAATTGACGGATCGGTGCAGAAACATTATTAAAAAGCATAATATGAAGCATAATCGCTCCTATGGTCATTTGCTGATCAAGCACAAGATAAACCGTCAGAAGAATAATTAAAACCACTCCAAACTGTTCGAGAAAAGTTTTTAACCCATCATAAATAAAATTGGTCTTCCGGGTAAACATCTGACTTTCCATAAGCTGCATCTGCAGATCATACTGTTTTTTACCTTCAAATTTTTCACGGACAAAACTTTTGATCACCATAATGGAATTGATCA contains:
- a CDS encoding cob(I)yrinic acid a,c-diamide adenosyltransferase: MKIYTKTGDKGQTALYGGTRVSKASARVDSYGNIDELNSFIGIAKSHIEDEEVLKQLKKIQFDLFTVGSEAATPVDKLMLANGKSRLPLIISETEIEELEQWMDAFDEKLEPLQYFILPGGGKPATFLHAARTICRRAERSLVFLNESEEVRPELIKYLNRLSDYLFVLARYVSKLNNEPEEYWNPNER
- a CDS encoding DinB family protein, with the translated sequence MTTTATATQQFMTTEQLLNHWQGHRNLTRRVIESFPEKELFEFSLGGMRPFAKLAVELISIGGVALKGIVEKNMEAYNEEGFTPKTKEEILKKWDEETEVINHYFGQISEERFQETFNLFGQYEFPVYQNILYFVDNEIHHRGQGYVYLRALGIEPPFFWERF
- a CDS encoding Crp/Fnr family transcriptional regulator, whose translation is MPHSQFIQTIEKILKPEEEVMNELVSGLESKTYRKGDFLLKADETCRYFYFIEKGLVKLFFDNGEKDVIMTFFAENAFFAELSGFLTGQPSKYMIVALEPTEVLRIPRDVIEGLCKKYHTAETLFSKLYSKAPVNMVEGSVKCLKTMGKSDIIISYDKDLTLSSVSALEIWQIISASLRYL
- a CDS encoding thiamine diphosphokinase; translated protein: MRDKVLLFINGEAPKTLPDPENYGLIACTDGAFHYLKKMGFRLDQLDFISGDFDSHSGSDEDRYQEKFILTLDQDKTDFHKALEIILEKGFSEIDVFGGSGGEQDHFLGNLTVAYGFKDRMEIRFYDEFSEYYFIPRKFKLKGVKNKMVSLYPFPSADQITTKGLNWPLTHGNLSITSRIGTRNFAIEDEISVEYESGDVLFFVGLNEIEYPIIY
- a CDS encoding YafY family protein, which codes for MNDHYLKKLDRVTAILTQLQSKPVVRAQDLAEKFDVSIRTIYRDVKTLENAGIPIVGEAGNGYSLMEGYKLPPIMFTKEEVLSFITAEKLMQKFSHQSLGNHYQAAMEKVRSVLRYSDKNLIQNIEKQIDVFSFHTDSGNSLKNVIPIILESIAEKTQLVIKYKTVDAAVTSRTIETVGVFFEFNFWYIMAFCTLRKDFRQFRVDRILEIMKTQNPFLQEYGQVNDYRKKSNGNKVTAKLLVDKKIMSHLVNSKKYYGLVEEVETDNGVELTFETEWIDGGFPRWLITFADYATVLEPESLRTTLNEMLLKMTERHK
- a CDS encoding TonB-dependent siderophore receptor; the protein is MEKNLFKRKIYALVLSGAGAMGYAQDSIKQNKIDEVVVTTGRTKPRTIITSAIPIDNISAVQLKSTGQVTFDKALTYAVPSFNSSQQTVSDATAHFDPADLRGLGPSRTLVLVNGKRKNQSALIYVNDTPGKGEVGTDLKSIPSAALQNVEVLRDGASAQYGSDAIAGVINIILKNSVGKSTVNLFSGITSKGDGFNIGADFNTGIRVAKTGSLNLTFGFSSQNKTNRAGSITKDELFGVDNAWTQANPGLGMIIGQPETKVANMFVNFELPTGETGKFYAFGGTTYRNGTSFALYRTPYWVPSDFGLLTPKGQPYNGFQPEFKTDVYDYNLTSGWKGMFGKWSFDGSATFGSNAVDYAVGNTINTSLGANSPTRFKAGGHQFSNIIGNIDVSRDFGALVLGAGAEVRNENYQARAGEEASYIGSGAESFPGLQPQNEVNKNRQNIGAYMNAEWDVTKNLLLGGTVRYENFSDFGNNVSWKGNARYKLLDDKLVFRGSVSTGFRAPSLHQIYYSNVQTKITGNTVANQGTFNNDSQIVRSDLGVPKLNAEKAFNITGGFAVKPFKNLTITADYYRIKIKDRVLFSGDIGYKTGAPGNPDLTNPVEVILNNNKITSLKFFTNAVNTVTEGIDFVANYYTSAIGKGKLGIIAAFNYNETKIVDNIAVPPILAENGYSENFFDRKEQSRIISARPKTKTILSLSYDISKFNFNLNNTYFGSVTWQHATDPAKDQTFSGKVVTDIVLTYKITNDLKVSGVVNNLFNIYPDVIDSKGDVVTDLGGRFKYPWEVNQFGFNGTIFQLNVNYSF
- a CDS encoding ABC transporter ATP-binding protein, which produces MAKPFNRTVTLFGIYKQLVPFIKPYRPMIYGTLFLTFLGALAAQVNPIVLKYTVDEVTKLTHLPHPMTEGIHILIVISVILLGKELLNIFINFGQKFYGEKIRINVSSILAQSAIDKILTYRVAYFNDENHESGKLQIRIDRGIESLTKLVQNFFIDILPLFSNAIIALIIMYMQNVYVGAVSTIIVPIYFYISSLQAKKLSGVRRQLRNQREKKTSGLLNLINSIMVIKSFVREKFEGKKQYDLQMQLMESQMFTRKTNFIYDGLKTFLEQFGVVLIILLTVYLVLDQQMTIGAIMLHIMLFNNVSAPIRQLHRIYDDMNDAMIYAEGYFDILNADNEAEPDGSFIEKEIRGTFELKNVDFTYPNGTKALHNVSMKIENGKTTALVGLSGAGKSTVINLLCKFYLPDSGEILLDGVNLNEYDNTFLRSDLGLVLQKNHIFQGSIEDNIRYGDMNASFEEIQEAAKKAYLHNQIMDLPDRYQHDATQLSGGQQQRIAIARLFLKNPPIIFLDEPTASLDAIATEQIKNSLDAIKEGRTVIIISHSLSQILDSDTIYVMKKGRVVENGTHDELYNKDGTYREIFDASARSLNLDKLVNTFKEN
- a CDS encoding carboxymuconolactone decarboxylase family protein, with the protein product MSQRINAFAIGNKAVNALHNMGFQVQNSSLDNSFLELMYFRVSQMNGCAFCLDMHSKELRAKGETEQRIFLVSAWRECSFYTDKEKAGLLWAETLTALNGKEVNDEIYSKVSHHFSETEIVDLTMAVIAINSYNRINIAFGANVGAYQVPEKA